A DNA window from Setaria viridis chromosome 2, Setaria_viridis_v4.0, whole genome shotgun sequence contains the following coding sequences:
- the LOC117842391 gene encoding uncharacterized protein isoform X1, with product MADAANEAPPPAPVAAAAAAAAAGGVALTGGVGGGGWTILMPPASAAAEWRVVRLAGAQSAAGTSAAGESSAGGGVPEVALEMAALLAALGAGGDLRVGEGFMVGGGAGQFVAGRGGEGGDPGGRGGEGGDPGGRGGEGGDPGGRGGEGGDPGGRGHAGGPYLMPVPVVFIPNFKQSKEEAEPKEDKGLKIAKLIYGVLLFGPLSFIGPINTVLEAKEIKNTIMWRAFGMCWGLLSIGFHMSFHGGWGRRQRAYVRNIAHFSLTIFCSFVIYYLYLLQPSSLANLQWLISMEALLAMGHIVAWAWVVLAITRVASKEENRDSRVLPKNLSMWSKARQGCTRLRQGWGSMWSKARQGCTRLRQGWGSRMSQEWTRLRQGLWSRMGQGRWPRLRRWCSRRKE from the exons ATGGCCGACGCGGCGAACGAGGCGCCGCCTCCGGCTccggtcgcggcggcggcggcggcggcggcggccggaggcgtcGCTCTCACtggaggcgtcggcggcggcgggtggaccATCCTGATGCCCCCCGCATCCGCGGCCGCCGAGTGGAGAGTCGTGAGGCTGGCGGGGGCCCAATCGGCGGCCGGGACAAGTGCTGCGGGGGAGAGCTCTGCCGGAGGCGGCGTGCCGGAGGTTGCTTTGGAGATGGCGGCGCTGCTTGCTGCGTTGGGTGCTGGGGGTGATCTCCGCGTCGGAGAGGGTTTCAtggttggcggcggcgcggggcagttcgtggcggggcgcggcggcgagggaggagacccgggtgggcgcggcggcgagggaggagacccgggtgggcgcggcggcgagggaggagacccgggtgggcgcggcggcgagggaggagacCCAGGTGGGCGCGGCCACGCTGGAGGACCGTACTTGATGCCCGTGCCCGTCGTGTTCATCCCCAACTTCAAGCAGTCCAAAGAAGAGGCGGAGCCGAAAGAG gaTAAAGGTCTGAAAATTGCCAAGCTCATATATGGTGTACTGCTATTTGGTCCCCTTAGCTTCATTGGTCCTATAAACACTGTCCTAGAGGCCAAAGAAATCAAAAACACCATCATGTGGAGAGCTTTCGGAATGTGTTGGGGATTATTAAGCATTGGATTTCACATGAGCTTTCATGGTGGATGGGGTCGTAGGCAAAGAGCGTATGTCCGAAACATTGCGCACTTTAGCCTTACAATCTTTTGCTCTTTTGTGATCTATTATCTGTACCTTCTGCAACCAAGCTCACTAGCAAACTTACAATGGCTAATTTCAATGGAAGCTCTTCTTGCTATGGGACATATCGTGGCTTGGGCTTGG GTGGTACTGGCTATAACACGTGTGGCTTCTAAAGAGGAAAACAGAGATAGTCGGGTACTTCCAAAAA ATCTCTCAATGTGGTCAAAAGCCCGGCAAGGATGCACAAGGCTAAGGCAAGGATGGGGGTCAATGTGGTCAAAAGCCCGGCAAGGATGCACAAGGCTAAGGCAAGGATGGGGGTCAAGGATGAGCCAAGAGTGGACAAGGTTAAGGCAAGGGTTGTGGTCTAGAATGGGCCAAGGGCGGTGGCCAAGGCTAAGGCGGTGGTGTTCAAGACGCAAGGAGTAA
- the LOC117842391 gene encoding uncharacterized protein isoform X2, with protein sequence MADAANEAPPPAPVAAAAAAAAAGGVALTGGVGGGGWTILMPPASAAAEWRVVRLAGAQSAAGTSAAGESSAGGGVPEVALEMAALLAALGAGGDLRVGEGFMVGGGAGQFVAGRGGEGGDPGGRGGEGGDPGGRGGEGGDPGGRGGEGGDPGGRGHAGGPYLMPVPVVFIPNFKQSKEEAEPKEDKGLKIAKLIYGVLLFGPLSFIGPINTVLEAKEIKNTIMWRAFGMCWGLLSIGFHMSFHGGWGRRQRAYVRNIAHFSLTIFCSFVIYYLYLLQPSSLANLQWLISMEALLAMGHIVAWAWVVLAITRVASKEENRDSRISQCGQKPGKDAQG encoded by the exons ATGGCCGACGCGGCGAACGAGGCGCCGCCTCCGGCTccggtcgcggcggcggcggcggcggcggcggccggaggcgtcGCTCTCACtggaggcgtcggcggcggcgggtggaccATCCTGATGCCCCCCGCATCCGCGGCCGCCGAGTGGAGAGTCGTGAGGCTGGCGGGGGCCCAATCGGCGGCCGGGACAAGTGCTGCGGGGGAGAGCTCTGCCGGAGGCGGCGTGCCGGAGGTTGCTTTGGAGATGGCGGCGCTGCTTGCTGCGTTGGGTGCTGGGGGTGATCTCCGCGTCGGAGAGGGTTTCAtggttggcggcggcgcggggcagttcgtggcggggcgcggcggcgagggaggagacccgggtgggcgcggcggcgagggaggagacccgggtgggcgcggcggcgagggaggagacccgggtgggcgcggcggcgagggaggagacCCAGGTGGGCGCGGCCACGCTGGAGGACCGTACTTGATGCCCGTGCCCGTCGTGTTCATCCCCAACTTCAAGCAGTCCAAAGAAGAGGCGGAGCCGAAAGAG gaTAAAGGTCTGAAAATTGCCAAGCTCATATATGGTGTACTGCTATTTGGTCCCCTTAGCTTCATTGGTCCTATAAACACTGTCCTAGAGGCCAAAGAAATCAAAAACACCATCATGTGGAGAGCTTTCGGAATGTGTTGGGGATTATTAAGCATTGGATTTCACATGAGCTTTCATGGTGGATGGGGTCGTAGGCAAAGAGCGTATGTCCGAAACATTGCGCACTTTAGCCTTACAATCTTTTGCTCTTTTGTGATCTATTATCTGTACCTTCTGCAACCAAGCTCACTAGCAAACTTACAATGGCTAATTTCAATGGAAGCTCTTCTTGCTATGGGACATATCGTGGCTTGGGCTTGG GTGGTACTGGCTATAACACGTGTGGCTTCTAAAGAGGAAAACAGAGATAGTCGG ATCTCTCAATGTGGTCAAAAGCCCGGCAAGGATGCACAAGGCTAA